Proteins encoded by one window of Antechinus flavipes isolate AdamAnt ecotype Samford, QLD, Australia chromosome 4, AdamAnt_v2, whole genome shotgun sequence:
- the LOC127561488 gene encoding olfactory receptor 14A2-like has translation MANITVVTGFLLMGFSNIWELQVLHAILFLLIYLVALMGNILIFILISLEGKLHTPMYFFLKNLSFLDLCLISITVPKSIANSLSRSCSISFLGCVSQLFLMMLFAASELFLLTAMSYDRYVAICQPLQYEVIMTRRTCVKMAAASWLSGGLFGGLYSASIFTLPFCDSKEIHQFFCDVPSLLRISCSETHLAIDVTMAFGLGLGILCFISIAVSYGPIFSTVLKIPTTEGKSKAFSTCLPHLIVLMVFITTGVIAYLKPPEESDSVLDLSLSLFYTVVPPTLNPVIYSLRNKDIKNALMKLIAWKYFSKELIAKCFP, from the coding sequence ATGGCCAATATCACTGTGGTGACAGGATTCCTCCTCATGGGCTTTTCCAACATCTGGGAGCTTCAAGTCTTACATGCCATCCTCTTCTTGCTGATCTACCTGGTGGCTCTAATGGGTAACATACTTATTTTCATCCTCATCTCTCTTGAAGGGAAACTTCATACACCTATGTACTTCTTCCTAAAAAACCTGTCCTTTTTAGACCTCTGCCTTATTTCCATCACAGTCCCCAAATCAATTGCAAACTCATTAAGTCGCAGCTGCTCCATCTCTTTTTTGGGATGTGTATCACAgctttttttaatgatgttattTGCAGCATCGGAGCTTTTTCTCCTCACAGCAATGTCCTATGATCGCTATGTGGCTATCTGTCAACCCCTACAGTATGAGGTCATTATGACCAGAAGGACTTGTGTGAAGATGGCAGCTGCTTCCTGGCTCAGTGGAGGTTTGTTTGGGGGCCTGTACTCAGCTAGTATATTTACTTTGCCTTTCTGTGATTCCAAGGAAATCCACCAGTTCTTCTGTGATGTCCCATCCTTACTCAGGATCTCCTGCTCTGAGACACACCTTGCAATTGATGTCACTATGGCTTTTGGGCTTGGTTTAGGGATTCTTTGCTTTATTTCCATAGCTGTCTCTTATGGTCCTATATTCTCAACTGTACTGAAGATACCAACTACAGAAGGTAAGTCAAAAGCCTTCTCCACTTGCCTGCCCCATCTCATCGTTCTCATGGTTTTTATCACAACAGGTGTCATTGCTTATCTAAAGCCACCTGAGGAATCTGACTCAGTTCTTGATCTGTCATTGTCTCTGTTCTATACAGTGGTACCCCCAACCCTAAATCCTGTCATCTACAGTCTGAGAAATAAGGATATAAAGAATGCTCTGATGAAACTCATAGCCTGGAAATATTTCTCAAAGGAACTAATAGCAAAGTGTTTTCCATGA